The Antedon mediterranea chromosome 7, ecAntMedi1.1, whole genome shotgun sequence genome has a segment encoding these proteins:
- the LOC140053974 gene encoding pyruvate dehydrogenase protein X component, mitochondrial-like, giving the protein MELLMPALSPTMEVGTIKKWLKEEGEAVAVGDALCEVETDKATVFMDADEDGVMAKILVAEGTSDIKINTLIALMVAEGEDFKDVDIPVSTTQQDVSPSQEVTPSPQSPTRVDTGGHGSIQSLSPAVRYLVDTHNLDSGKIQATGRNNRILKGDVLKYMSTKPKKDSVPAKSTTATTQTISPPQMSGVKGHKTPAYEDLELSNMRKVIARRLTESKSTVPHAYATIECTIDAILKLRKSFARDKSKLSVNDCVIKAAAMALKEHPKVNSQWKDEGVVQMANVDISVAVATEQGLITPIVTDASNKGLKQISENVRDLASRAREGKLQLHEFQGGSFSISNLGMFGIGEFSAVINPPQACILAVGTSKLRLSSLNQAQTVMTLTLSSDARVVDDALAAVFLQSLKSNLENPMRLGLL; this is encoded by the exons ATGGAATTGCTCATGCCGGCCCTTTCCCCAACAATGGAAGTTGGAACAattaaaaaatggttgaaaGAAGAag GTGAAGCCGTGGCAGTCGGTGATGCGTTATGTGAAGTGGAAACGGACAAAGCAACAGTTTTTATGGATGCAGATGAAGATGGGGTAATGGCTAAAATATTG GTAGCTGAAGGCACCTcagatattaaaataaatacactaATAGCATTAATGGTTGCTGAAGGGGAGGACTTCAAAGATGTTGACATACCAGTGTCAACAACTCAACAAGACGTTTCACCAAGTCAAGAGGTGACACCATCACCCCAGAGTCCTACAAGAGTAGATACAGGAGGACACGGTAGTAT ACAAAGTTTATCTCCAGCTGTCAGGTATCTGGTAGATACGCATAACCTGGATTCTGGGAAGATTCAAGCAACTGGTCGAAATAACAGAATACTTAAAGG GGATGTTTTAAAATACATGTCAACTAAACCTAAAAAGGACAGTGTACCAGCTAAATCAACGACAGCTACAACTCAAACAATTTCACCTCCACAAATGTCTGGTGTCAAAGGTCATAAG aCTCCAGCTTATGAGGATTTAGAATTAAGTAATATGCGGAAGGTTATTGCCAGACGTCTGACAGAATCTAAG AGTACTGTACCACATGCATATGCTACAATAGAATGTACAATAGACGCAATATTAAAACTAAGGAAATCATTTGCAAGGGACAAATCCAAGCTATCTGTCAATGACTGTGTTATTAAGGCGGCTGCAATGGCTCTTAAA GAGCACCCAAAAGTAAATTCACAATGGAAAGATGAGGGTGTTGTACAGATGGCCAATGTTGACATATCAGTTGCTGTGGCAACAGAACAAGGACTGATTACACCGATTGTGACAGATGCTTCGAATAAAGGATTAAAGCAGATATCAGAAAATGTTAGG GATTTAGCTTCTAGAGCCCGTGAAGGGAAGTTACAACTTCATGAATTCCAAGGTGGATCATTCAG TATATCAAACCTAGGAATGTTTGGCATTGGAGAGTTTAGTGCTGTCATCAACCCACCACAAGCATGTATCCTAGCCGTCGGAACATCAAAGCTACGATTGTCATCCTTGAACCAAGCACAAACAGTAATGACACTGACCTTATCCAGCGACGCTAGAGTTGTCGACGATGCCTTAGCAGCTGTCTTCTTGCAATCCCTCAAGTCTAACTTAGAAAATCCAATGAGATTAGGATTGTTATGA